A region of the Sterolibacterium denitrificans genome:
TTCCAGCCGTCGCCCAGGATGGCCGATAGCTTCGCTATCTTGCCGGGCGACTCAATAATCATGAGTTTCATCAATACACCATCACGCTTTGGGTTGAACCGCCGCCATACACGCTTGCGCCGTCGCCTTCGGCCGCCTGCTGGCCTTCGGCTTGCAGCCTCACCGGCGCGTCCGGTGCGGCCTGCGTCTGGCGCGGCTTGACCGCGGGCTTTGGGGCCGCCTTGGGCGCTTTCGCGCCCAAGAGCGGAATGGGTGCCACCACCGGCACCGCTGACGCGGCACCGGCGTTATTCACCACCTTCTGCACATACCCGTTGGAGAACCCGCGCGTGAAAGAGCCGGTGTTGTAGGCCGACAGCGCTGCATGGAGCGCTGCTTGTTCGCCCTGCACCTTGCGACTGGCCGCTTGATAGTTCCAGTGGAGAATCGTTGCGGCCGCCGCAATGTTCTTGCAGGCGTCAAAGGCGTCTTCGACCGTCAGGCCGGTCTTGCGCAGGTTGGTCGAATTGACTTGGCCAAGGCCCATGTCAATGTTGTAGCCGTTGGCAATCAGCCATTCGGCTGTTGCAACGGCTTCGGCCTTGTTCTCGGGCTGGCGGGCCAGTCTCGCACCACCATTGACGCCAATCGCCAAGGGCCGGAATGCGGATTCCGTCCTGACTATTGCCGCCATCGTTTCGTGCGCCACCCACGGGGCGCACTCTTGGGCCAGTGCGATGAAGTCCA
Encoded here:
- a CDS encoding lytic transglycosylase domain-containing protein, which produces MDFIALAQECAPWVAHETMAAIVRTESAFRPLAIGVNGGARLARQPENKAEAVATAEWLIANGYNIDMGLGQVNSTNLRKTGLTVEDAFDACKNIAAAATILHWNYQAASRKVQGEQAALHAALSAYNTGSFTRGFSNGYVQKVVNNAGAASAVPVVAPIPLLGAKAPKAAPKPAVKPRQTQAAPDAPVRLQAEGQQAAEGDGASVYGGGSTQSVMVY